Genomic DNA from Salvia miltiorrhiza cultivar Shanhuang (shh) chromosome 1, IMPLAD_Smil_shh, whole genome shotgun sequence:
tagtttaattttttaaaatattatgttttgcacaaaaaataatatgtgtTGCTcgataatattatatattggtCGATTTCCATACTTTTTTTATTCTAAGAGATTTTAAGTGTGAATTAGTGCATTAGAAAGAACTACATGCACAGTCTGATTTTGTTCTTGCATTGATGGTAAGCATAGTTTCACAAATTTGTGGATAAGACTATGGTGATGCTCTGTAATTGTCTCTTGTTCATTAGCTTTCATTTTTTAGTATAGGTGTATTTAAAGTGTGAGTTAGTGCATAGTAAATAGGATGTTGCATAAAAGAGAGTGTAGTTGCATAGTTTAAGGTTTCTGAGCATGACGGCTAAGGTTTCTGGGCACGGCGGCTAGTGTTTCTGGGTGCAGCCAAGTTGTTGAGATTTATTTCTATATATGCTTAGCTCAAATCAGATATGCATCCCATAACTTTGTCAAGTAAAGCAGGTCAGATCCTCATATAAAAGGAAAGTCAATATCCGCATTCTTCTTTCCTTATGTTGATGGGTGCGCACTGTGCCCATGTACGCCCCAAAGTCAGCATCATATTTCTGCTTGACCTCTGACTTGCGGCTTTGCCCTCGAACaccaattttttcacttttgaaTGCAAGATTTTTCCGCTTGGCCCTGGAATGCCAGATTTTGCTCCTGTCTCCCCGTTGTGCCTTTGAACACAACTGAATTCCGCACGGTACTTAGTCTGGGCAAAGAAGTATGACTGTTGTGCCCACGAATGATCTCAAATCTTTGTCTCTTTTGCGGAATGCAGCCTGCTTTGCCCAAGATCTCGTCCAcccactactagaaaaacgctcatagataacggattttatccgttatctatgagcaaaaaaactgttgtgtatagtggtgttatctatgatacgtatcatagacaacgattaaaaaaccgttatgtatgtgagaatagataacggtacgagacgctcatacataacggtatgaaaccgttatctataattattatacataacggtttataccgttatgtatgaggattttttcgttatgttttgtattttttttgttttttttcctatcatagttaacagttttttttctatacataacggtatgaaaccgttatctataatgcttatacataacgatttattaccgttatgtatgaggatttttccgttatgttttgtattttttttgtttttttctatcatagttaacagttttttttctatacataaccgtatgaaaccgttatctataatgcttatacataacgatttattaccgttatgtatgaggatttttccgttatgttttgtattttttttgtttttttctatcatagttaacagtttttttactttttataacggtttttaccgttatctttgatagaaatacataacgatttttttgtactttttatactgttatgtatttcaactacaactagcatatttaatattttttctcgatttttatgttatttatctcaagaaataaataaataactttaaaacaacaaaatgataaaatcaccaataacaatattatatatcatccaaaatattcatacattaccatccaaatgaaccaagtatcaagtacatatgatcattgcatatttcgattcaaaattgaaagtaccaactatcttatagctaaaacaaaaatctatcatattATGTGTTCTAGCACCAAGTCCTCAAGAACTTGTTGAGATTGCACTGGAGGGTGAAAGCCAACAAAAAACCCAGAAAACAGCTTACTTCCTATCACTGAGCAGATCGAAGAGTTTCCCCCCATATATCTCAAAGAAGCTGACAAACAACTGAAAGCCTTGGTTCCTGTAGGTATGATGAATGAGCCTCAAGATGTCTCTCACTGCTCTAAGGGGCAGTGGCTTCATTGTATATGTTTTGCCACTTCCTGATAAATTAGAGATTGATGAAATTTTGAATAAAAGAAAGTAAACACAAAAAAGGGATGCAGAAACTAATGATGAcatcaaagaaaaagaaaaaggtttTATCAagacttttctttttgggttctGGTTGAGTTTAGATACTAAAATCATTTCAAGATTGATACTTTACATAGAGGAAATTAAAACAAGTCAGACAACAAATAGAAAGTATACAGCACACAATTCCACTTGATTATAGGATAGCAAGTTATTACCTGTTTGCCCATAAGCAAAGCAAGTAGCTTTCGTACGTTGGAAAATTATGGGAATGATAGGCTCTACAGTTTCATGATATACCTAAAGAAATTAAATGTGAGCCAGAATTAAGTAAATACTATTACAGTACAAGATCCACTTCAGGTTAATATAGATTCATTTCATGGGATATAATTACCTCATCATTTGACACTTCTTCGTTTAGTACAGCATCAAATACAAATTCATGTTTCTCCAAATATTCTGTTAGGTCAACCTGCAGCACATTAAGACTCAAAAGTctcaaatttatgaaaaatgagtATACAGATTATACCAGTTGAATAGGCAAGGAATGACCCTGTCTAATTAACATTTGATTGGAGAAACGGTCATTTAAGGAAGGAGTTTCCCATAGAGTTCATATAGGAAAACTTGAGACTCAAAAGTctcaaatttatgaaaaatgggTATGCAGAATGACCCTGTCTAAACATTTGATGGAGAAACAgtcatttgaaaaataatatcaCAAAAACCTACTTCTTCTTCACCCCCATACAGCTCATCTAATGCCTTTTTCATATCTTCTTTTGTCACTCGTTCATCATCAAACTTATACCTGAGAGACATTTAGGATTATTTGTTGTATGCAATTCAAAAACAAAAACCATTTACATGATGTGtccataaaatattaatttgccCGATCATTACTGGAGATATTACTATCCTATATATAAAGAAACGAAGGAGAATGATGATTGAGAATTCCACCAACCAGCCAGTTAATCTGAGCTTCTGCATACAAAATATATGTCCTCCATGACCATCCTACCATTTGGGTTAATAaagaaataatattatgaatcataaaacaGGAATTCCTTACATCCTGTAGGAACCTGCTCAAGCATTGCATGCCACGACACAGGATTCCCTGCTAATGTGCTAATGCACCTTGTACCAGAGCATCTTCATCCATGCACTTCAAGTTCTGATACTGGAGTTGGTGCAGCGCTGGGCTGCATTCAACCAAATGTAATTGCAAAGAAGCTGTGAAATTCTTGAACTTGGATACACCCTAAATGACAAGATACCAACAGTCAAAATATGAACAAACAAAGTTGCACttctataaattatataaacCGACATCAGAGCCTAAGCCATACACGCAGAAGATCGGCCATCAGAGTTCCTCTGCCCGGTCCAAGCTCGACTAGGTTGATCCTATCAGGCTGTCCCATTTGCTCCCATAGGCACACTGCCCAAACACCAATCATCTGAAGGAACACAGCCAGATTATTGAGCATCATATGCAAACTGAATTAACTACTCCACAACTACTTCATCTAAGCCATTAATCTTGCTAGAGTGGTGAAAATTCTATTGCTTAAGCCATTAAAATACAGAGGCAAACAATAACAATCATCAAAACTGATATTGCTTATAATCATTAAAACTATAGAACTGAAAAATGACCTCTCCAAACATCTGGCTGACTTCCGGGGACGTAATGAAGTCCCCCTTGGCTCCAAAGTCCAAAAACATCACGATTCATGTAAAATCCGGCTTTCGGATTCGTTAAAACTTCCTCCATGTACTCAGCAACTGGAATGGTAGAAAATCTCATCATCGGTCAGTGTATAGAGGTTACGTACTCTTCTATCAGCATCAGGTGACAGGTATTTGCCATCATCTCTATCAAGATCAAGTTGAAGAGGGAACTCATAGTGATCATTTATCTGTCATTGACATCAAGAAATTAGGTTACTCACCTGTACAGTTGTTTGGAAATATAAAGTGCAAAGACTACAAAGTACAAATGCACCAGCAATCACAGCTAAAACAggtactaaaataaaaaattcatatacAACAATGAAATGGAAGCGCAGATTACTTGAGCGAAGCTCACGGGCAAGTACTTGAAGCTCACGGGCAAGTACTTGAGCGAGATGTTGCCGCTGACAACGGAAGAGCAGAAAATCAAGCTGAGTAATAAGCAAGACTCACTAAGATTCGAGTAAAATTCATCACACAGCTATACACATTATACAATAACAGAGTAAAATTTGAAACAAATTCAAGCAAATTTGAAATTCTAATTCCAAAAACTTAAGAAAAAGCCTACTGTAATTCTAATTCTGAAAGAGAGGGCTTACCGTGTGTGTGCGGTGTGCATGAGTTGCCAGTGGACAGACGGACGGCGGTCTGAAAAGGAAGCGGCGCGGCAGATCGTGGAGGCGCGCGAAGACTGGAGTCTGGAAAACCCTAACCCATCTTTCTGACCCGTTTCTTCTCTTCATCACAGCTAGGGTTTGAAAACCACAAATCCCAAATATGAAAATC
This window encodes:
- the LOC131007291 gene encoding LOW QUALITY PROTEIN: uncharacterized protein LOC131007291 (The sequence of the model RefSeq protein was modified relative to this genomic sequence to represent the inferred CDS: inserted 1 base in 1 codon; deleted 1 base in 1 codon), which encodes MMRFSTIPVAEYMEEVLTNPKAGFYMNRDVFGFGAKGDFITSPEVSQMFGEMIGVWAVCLWEQMGQPDRINLVELGPGRGTLMADLLRGVSKFKNFTASLQLHLVECSPALHQLQYQNLKCMDEDXSGTRCISTLAGNPVSWHAMLEQVPTGCKEFLFYDS